The following DNA comes from Elusimicrobiota bacterium.
CGAAAAGCAGTCCCGTGCGGCCGAAACCACAGATCATTTCATCGGAAATATAAACCGCGCCATTTTCGTGAGCGATGTCGCGAATCTGCCGGATGAACCCGGCCGGCGGCACGATGTTGCCGGCGGTGCCCTGAATCGGTTCCGCGATGATCGCGGCCAACTTGCCCTTTACCTTTGACTGGATTAATTCCTTGAGCTGGCGGATCGCGTCCTGAAAGCATTCTTCTGCGGTGCCATTAAACCGGTAGACATCCGGATAAGGGGTGACATGCATGCCGGGCGCGAGGGGCCCGACATGAATCTTCCAGTCTACATCCGAGAGCGGAAGCACGCCGCCGGTCTTGCCGTGAAACCCGCCGCCAAAACCGATGATATCCGTCTTCTTCGTATGGGAGCGCGCCAGACGGATCGCCGCCTCAACCGCTTCCGCTCCGCCGCTGAAAAGCTGGGTCCGCTTCAGCGCTCCGGACGCCAGAGATGCGATCAGCTTCATCAGTTTCAGCCGGACCTCACTGGTGAAACTGCCCACCGTGACCTTCTCCAGCTGATCACGCACCGCGGCCACGTATTTCGGATGTGAATAGCCGAGGCTGGCCACCGAGACGCCCACGTTGAAATCCAGATAACGGTTCCCGTCGATGTCCGTCAGCCAGCAGCCCTGCCCCCGCTCGATCGTCAGCTTTGAAAGCAGGGCAATGGACTGAATTCCGGGAGCGATGTAGCGCTGCTCCTCTTCGAAGAGCGCGACGGATTTGGGGCCTGGCCAGCGCGTCGAAGCGGCGTCAGCGGAGGCCGGCGGTTGTGCGGCTGTTTTGTAGGGCATGATAAGTTTCCTTTAAGTATTTGGCGATCGCACTGGCGGCCGCGCCCCGGCAGGGAGCGAACGAAGGCCAGTCGTTTAAATCAATCAGCGTAATGTCGCCTTCCGGCGAGATGATCGCATCCCCGCCGTAAATCCCGATGTCCAAGGCCTTGGCGGCATGCTCGGCCAGGGATTCGAGCGTGTGTTCATCGAACGGATGGCCTTTCGACTCTTTCGGATAGTAAGGCCAGAAGAGCCGTCCTCCGCGCACCGCGTAAAACTTCACTTCATCGCCGGGCCGATGCTGTTGCAGGACCGCCTGCTTCAACCCGCGGGATACGAATGTTTTGACGGACTTCGCCAGTTCGTCGAGCGATTGAACTTTGACGACATCCCCGGCCTGCGTCGCATGGACATCGGCGCGCTTCAGCCAGGCCCCTGGCGTCATCAGGGTCTGGTAACGCGACAGATCGCCCGGATGCTCCGTCGACAGGAATTCGCTGTGAGGGAACCCCAGGTCTTTTTCGCGCAGGGTCGAGCAAAGACTGTCACGGTACGTGCGCCGGGACGCCTCCGGATCATTCAGGATCAGCGCCCCCTGTTTTTTCCATTCCGCCAGTTCCGCCAGCGCGTCAGGCCCCTGGCACATGGAAAAAATCAAATCCGCTGTTTTCCAGAGCGAACGGGCTTCTTCCAGCGTGGCGAGCTGCATGGGAGCCCCATAGCGCTCCAGCGCCTGACCGACCAGGCGCAGAATAACCGCATCGTTGCTCAAGTGCCGCCCCGGCGAATAGGCCGGTTCACGATAAATGCCGAGAAATTTCATCGCGTTAAAAAGCGCTCCGCGGACCGGATATCCTCCGGCCGGTCCACATCAATAACAGGGGGTAGCGGGATGCCATAAAAACGGTAGCCATATTTTAGTAGATGGCCGAGGTATTGGCGCAGCGCTGAATAACCCTGTTCCAGGGCCGGGTTCTTCTCCTTCAGAATCGTTGGTTGAACCCAATAGAATCCGGACGTGACATAAGCGCTGTCGCTCGCTCCGCCGATTTCCGCGATTTGATAAATCCCGGGTTGTTCTTCGTCCCGCAGCGTGACCCGCAGGGGTTTCTCATCCTCAATCACATCCGTCAGGCCCAGGAGAACGTCTGCTTTTTGGAAGGATCGCCCGGCCTCCGCGAAGCGCCGATACGTTTCCGGAGAACAAACCGAATCCACGGTCGTCATAAAAAAAGGTCCCGGCCCGTTCTTCGCCAGGCGCTCCAGGACGATCAAAAAACTGTGCATGGACGAAGGCGTTGTGCGGATGATCCATTCCATTTGAAGATGAGGCCGCGAGGCACGCACATAAGCCGGAACCTCGGTGGCCGCTTCATTGACGATGCAGGTGATCTGCGAAAGGCCGGCGGCTTCGAGGCCATCCAGCGTGTAATCAATCAATTTTCGCCCGCCCACGGGAGTTAGCGCTTTGGGAATTTTCTGCCCGAGCCGTTCACCCCAGCCGGCCGCGATAATACCGCCGGTCCGCATCAGACGGCCTGCCCGGTCTTTAAGAGTTCTCGCGGTAAGTCTTCCAGGCTGCACAGGACCCCATCCGTTTGATGGGGGCTGGGGGGAGTCTTGTTTTGATCGCCAATCAGCCAATAGGTTCTCATGCCGATTGATTTGGCCGGAACAATGTCCCGCTCAAACGAATCACCGACAAAAGCGACTTGTTCAGCGGGCAATCCAAGCTTCTCCAGCGCAAAAGAGAAAATTTTCGGATCAGGCTTGTACATCCCAACCACCGCCGAGTCCAGAATCACCTTCAAGTGGGAGAAAAACCTGAATTCCCGGCATAGCGTTTCAATATTTCCATAGAAATTCGAGATGATACCAAGACGTATACCGTGATAGCTGAGATTTTCAAGAATGCGTCTATTTCTCCGCAAAATTCGTTCCGACGGTTTCCAGAAAGCAGCAGCTACCGCTATCGCTTGTTTGGGATCTTTGAGCCCCAGTTTTTCAAACTGCCACCGCACATGGCGATCCATCATTTCGCGGAGGCCAGCTGTTCGAATGGAGGGGTCCTTCTCCGCCTGGGCATCAGCCCAATAAAAGGCTTCTTTTATCTTCGGTTTTGAGATGTCTTTAAAATCGGTCTTAGAGTAAATCTCATAGAAACGGTCCAGCCAGTGGAGGCCATCCGAGTCGAGGGTACCTCCCCAATCAAAAAGAATTGCAGAAATCATCGTAAAATCAATCCAAAAGCTAATTTCATGTATTTTGGAGAAAGGACGGGAATAGACCGAATTATAAGGATTTCAGCCCCTGTCTGTCAACGAAACTACCTTATTAAGTTGGCATCTGAATGGTAAATTGCTAAAATTTCGCCTCGCAGATCGGTATTCTCTGACAATGTCTGCGTCGACCATCGGGGGCGACCGGCAATGAAGCCACGAAAATCCGAAATCTTATTCCGTAAATCCCAAGCTATTTTCCCTGGCGGTGTGAATTCCCCAGTCCGTTCATTTAGAGCGGTCGGCGGGACGCCCCGTTTCATGGCTCGCGCGCAGGGACCCTATATCTGGGACGCGGATGGGCAGCGTTATATCGATTTTTGTAATTCCTGGGGAGCTTCGATTCTGGGACACGCTCCCTCTGCGGTCACCTCCGCGGTAGCCCGCGTAGCTCGTCGCGGGTTGAGCTTTGGGACCCCGACTGAAGCGGAGTCCATCCTCGGGCAGCTCATTCAAAAAGCATTGCCTTCCATGGCGCGGATGCGTTTGGTGAGCTCCGGCACGGAAGCCGTTCTGTCGGCTGTTCGGCTGGCGCGCGCCGCGACCCAGCGGGAAGTGCTGGTCAAATTTTCCGGTTGTTATCATGGCCACGTCGATTCCCTGCTGGTGAAGACCGGCAGCGGAGCGTTGACGCTTTCCTCCCCGGATTCCGCCGGGGTCCCGCCCACGCTGGCCCAGCGGACACGGGTTCTGGCTTACAACGACATTGAAGGCGTCAAAGAGTTATTTCGCCGCGAAGGGCAATCCATCGCTGCGGTGATTGTGGAGCCTGTGGCGGCCAATATGGGAGTGGTTTTGCCGAAACCCGGGTTTCTTGAGGAATTACGGGCGGTAACAACCTCCCACGGCGCTCTGCTTATTTTTGATGAAGTGATTACCGGGTTCCGGGTGGCGTTCGGAGGAGCTCAAACGCTGTATAAGATTACCCCGGATCTCACCTGTCTCGGGAAGATCGTCGGCGGCGGCCTGCCGTTGGCGGTATACGGCGGCCGGCGGGACTTGATGGAGTGGGTGTCCCCCCTGGGACCTGTTTATCAGGCTGGAACGCTTTCAGGCAATCCGGTCGCGGTCGCCGCGGGCATCGCCGCGCTGACGCAGCTGAAACAAAGGAATCCCTATAAAGCGCTGGATCATCTGACCGCCTGGTTTGTGGAAGAGATCGAAGCCCTGGCGCATGACGCGGGCTTGAGCATCCGCATCAACCGGATCGGTTCGATGTGGACGCTGTTCTTCAATAACGCGCCGGTGGTGGATTTGCTCAGCGCGCAGCGATCCAATAACTCGATTTACTCAACGTTTTTCCAGCAGCTGCTCGAAAAAGGTGTTTATTTCCCGCCTTCGCCGTACGAGGCGGCCTTCCTGACCACCGCCCATTCCCGCGCGGTCCTCAAAAAAGCCCTGACATCGATCGAAAAAATCTTCAAGAAACTTCCAATTCAATAACAGTAGGCGAGGGCTATGTTAGAATCTGGGCATGGTTCAAATCGCTCCCTTCAAAGCGGTCCGCTATAACGCTGATCAAATTTCAAAATCTTCCGATGTTATTGCGCCGCCTTACGATGTCATTCGTGAGCCGGAACACAAACGCCTCCTGAAGCGGCATCCAAACAATATCGTGCGCGTGGAATTGCCGGCCGCCGCCGAGACACAGGACCGCTATGCCGTTGCCGCTGAGATCTGG
Coding sequences within:
- the hemL gene encoding glutamate-1-semialdehyde 2,1-aminomutase, which encodes MKPRKSEILFRKSQAIFPGGVNSPVRSFRAVGGTPRFMARAQGPYIWDADGQRYIDFCNSWGASILGHAPSAVTSAVARVARRGLSFGTPTEAESILGQLIQKALPSMARMRLVSSGTEAVLSAVRLARAATQREVLVKFSGCYHGHVDSLLVKTGSGALTLSSPDSAGVPPTLAQRTRVLAYNDIEGVKELFRREGQSIAAVIVEPVAANMGVVLPKPGFLEELRAVTTSHGALLIFDEVITGFRVAFGGAQTLYKITPDLTCLGKIVGGGLPLAVYGGRRDLMEWVSPLGPVYQAGTLSGNPVAVAAGIAALTQLKQRNPYKALDHLTAWFVEEIEALAHDAGLSIRINRIGSMWTLFFNNAPVVDLLSAQRSNNSIYSTFFQQLLEKGVYFPPSPYEAAFLTTAHSRAVLKKALTSIEKIFKKLPIQ
- a CDS encoding NDP-sugar synthase, giving the protein MQPGRLTARTLKDRAGRLMRTGGIIAAGWGERLGQKIPKALTPVGGRKLIDYTLDGLEAAGLSQITCIVNEAATEVPAYVRASRPHLQMEWIIRTTPSSMHSFLIVLERLAKNGPGPFFMTTVDSVCSPETYRRFAEAGRSFQKADVLLGLTDVIEDEKPLRVTLRDEEQPGIYQIAEIGGASDSAYVTSGFYWVQPTILKEKNPALEQGYSALRQYLGHLLKYGYRFYGIPLPPVIDVDRPEDIRSAERFLTR
- a CDS encoding aspartate aminotransferase family protein; the protein is MPYKTAAQPPASADAASTRWPGPKSVALFEEEQRYIAPGIQSIALLSKLTIERGQGCWLTDIDGNRYLDFNVGVSVASLGYSHPKYVAAVRDQLEKVTVGSFTSEVRLKLMKLIASLASGALKRTQLFSGGAEAVEAAIRLARSHTKKTDIIGFGGGFHGKTGGVLPLSDVDWKIHVGPLAPGMHVTPYPDVYRFNGTAEECFQDAIRQLKELIQSKVKGKLAAIIAEPIQGTAGNIVPPAGFIRQIRDIAHENGAVYISDEMICGFGRTGLLFGCNHDSVEPDILTIGKGMGSGFPVSGVVTTDELAQAKPWSLPSASSSSYGGNPLASAAALVTIQTIEEDHLTDNSARVGEILQNALKKLQDKYDFIGDVRGKGLLIGMDLVTSRKTKEKMPKAVCVKFFEECLKRGVILMGYAPRVRIHPPLILTEQEALDGVARIDGALAAIAREIPS
- a CDS encoding HAD family hydrolase gives rise to the protein MISAILFDWGGTLDSDGLHWLDRFYEIYSKTDFKDISKPKIKEAFYWADAQAEKDPSIRTAGLREMMDRHVRWQFEKLGLKDPKQAIAVAAAFWKPSERILRRNRRILENLSYHGIRLGIISNFYGNIETLCREFRFFSHLKVILDSAVVGMYKPDPKIFSFALEKLGLPAEQVAFVGDSFERDIVPAKSIGMRTYWLIGDQNKTPPSPHQTDGVLCSLEDLPRELLKTGQAV